One region of Streptomyces rishiriensis genomic DNA includes:
- a CDS encoding SpoIIE family protein phosphatase, with product MADVVSQGAAERRTGPLCAEIALKTIAADPASPERVRRTLEQALVFAGAVLAAVYTPDGDGDLLRLVESAGVPRTLYGLRESYPLDGRSPPADAHRAGRPLWLGPAELADCAEARRMPARDIHLAVLPVHGGTGGCLLAVSERPGGFGADDRACLQLVAEAVVLPAPALPAEDEELRPHAFSLAMDSGRVEVGDALLELFAMSRDRFDGRVETLLGLTVPEDLPSLMSVVEADHMSIGERELEFRVLQPAGPPRWLRLRGRLLPGDGRPARLVGTVTDASTLRGEVNDVARVQRLAAALATAGTVSDVGQAVVAALRKPLRADRIALAELENDRLVVTVLDPPEPEAWPELWQLEWRAEWPDAPVRAMPTLAAALHEGRARIWPAGTALEPALAEVGPGGLAVLPLSAGSRMAGACLIGWDEPHDFGPDERALLTASAGLAGQALSRVRAFDAEHELVGMLQRQLLPRRLPELPGAVAVARYLPATAGLELGGDWYDVIPLSDHHVALVIGDVQGHSAGAATLMGQMRTALRAYAAEGHPPDVVVSHANRLLMELETDLFATCCYVDVDMEEGTAWCVRAGHPPPVLRYPDGSTDIAETDGGPPLGVVTRAEFPMTPLRLVPGTVIALTTDGLVESADMDIDTGLGRLAHELSVSDPARLGPLADALLGNAHRGDDVALLLMRYDGMAVKPLREGWTVWRVPEAARQARRFTRRTLRVWGVPADAMDTALLVVSELVTNALVHTDGRVRLDLVLIGRRLRVAVTDASPRSPVKPSSLGWEATGGRGILLVEAMSDAWGTVPVSGGKQVWSDLSLDH from the coding sequence ATGGCGGACGTGGTCAGTCAGGGTGCCGCGGAGCGCAGAACGGGGCCCCTGTGTGCCGAAATCGCGCTCAAGACGATCGCGGCGGATCCCGCCTCACCCGAACGGGTGAGGCGCACGCTCGAACAGGCGCTCGTCTTCGCCGGCGCGGTCCTCGCCGCGGTCTACACACCCGACGGGGACGGCGACCTGCTCCGGCTGGTCGAGTCGGCCGGCGTGCCGAGGACCCTGTACGGCCTGCGCGAGAGCTACCCGCTCGACGGGCGCTCGCCGCCCGCCGACGCCCACCGCGCCGGACGGCCGCTGTGGCTGGGCCCGGCGGAACTCGCCGACTGCGCGGAGGCGCGACGGATGCCCGCCCGGGACATCCACCTGGCCGTCCTGCCCGTGCACGGCGGCACCGGAGGCTGTCTGCTCGCGGTGAGCGAGCGCCCCGGCGGCTTCGGCGCCGACGACCGGGCCTGTCTGCAGCTCGTCGCCGAGGCCGTCGTCCTGCCCGCTCCGGCCCTCCCCGCCGAGGACGAGGAACTGCGCCCCCACGCCTTCAGCCTGGCCATGGACAGCGGGCGGGTCGAGGTCGGCGACGCGCTCCTGGAACTGTTCGCCATGAGCCGGGACCGCTTCGACGGCCGGGTGGAGACACTGCTCGGGCTCACCGTCCCCGAAGACCTGCCCTCGCTGATGTCCGTCGTCGAGGCGGACCACATGTCGATCGGCGAGCGCGAGCTGGAGTTCCGCGTCCTCCAGCCCGCCGGGCCGCCGAGATGGCTCAGGCTGCGCGGCCGGCTGCTGCCCGGCGACGGCAGGCCGGCGCGGCTCGTCGGCACCGTCACCGACGCCTCGACCCTGCGCGGCGAGGTCAACGACGTCGCCCGCGTCCAGCGGCTGGCCGCCGCGCTCGCCACCGCGGGCACCGTCAGCGACGTCGGACAGGCCGTCGTCGCCGCGCTGCGCAAGCCGCTGCGGGCCGACCGGATCGCGCTCGCCGAGCTGGAGAACGACCGCCTCGTGGTCACCGTCCTCGACCCGCCCGAACCCGAGGCCTGGCCCGAGCTGTGGCAGCTGGAGTGGCGTGCCGAGTGGCCCGACGCGCCCGTGCGCGCCATGCCCACCCTGGCCGCCGCGCTGCACGAGGGCCGCGCCCGGATCTGGCCCGCAGGCACCGCCCTGGAACCGGCCCTCGCCGAGGTCGGCCCCGGCGGCCTCGCCGTCCTGCCGCTGTCCGCCGGGAGCCGCATGGCCGGCGCCTGCCTCATCGGCTGGGACGAGCCGCACGACTTCGGCCCGGACGAACGCGCGCTGCTCACCGCCTCCGCCGGTCTCGCCGGTCAGGCCCTGTCGCGCGTCCGCGCCTTCGACGCCGAGCACGAGCTCGTCGGCATGCTCCAGCGCCAGCTGCTCCCGCGCCGCCTGCCGGAGCTCCCCGGCGCCGTCGCCGTCGCCCGCTACCTGCCGGCCACCGCGGGCCTCGAGTTGGGCGGCGACTGGTACGACGTGATCCCGCTGTCCGACCACCACGTCGCGCTCGTCATCGGCGACGTCCAGGGACACAGCGCGGGCGCCGCCACCCTCATGGGCCAGATGCGCACGGCGCTGCGCGCCTACGCGGCCGAGGGGCACCCGCCGGACGTCGTCGTCTCCCACGCCAACCGGCTCCTGATGGAGCTGGAGACGGACCTCTTCGCCACCTGCTGCTATGTCGACGTCGACATGGAGGAGGGCACCGCCTGGTGTGTGCGGGCGGGCCACCCGCCACCCGTCCTGCGGTACCCGGACGGATCGACCGACATCGCCGAGACGGACGGCGGCCCGCCGCTCGGCGTGGTGACCCGGGCCGAGTTCCCGATGACCCCGCTGCGCCTGGTGCCCGGCACCGTCATCGCCCTGACCACGGACGGACTCGTGGAGTCCGCCGACATGGACATCGACACCGGCCTGGGCCGCCTCGCCCACGAACTGAGCGTTTCCGACCCGGCACGCCTGGGTCCCCTCGCCGACGCCCTGCTCGGCAACGCCCACCGCGGCGACGACGTCGCCCTGCTCCTCATGCGCTACGACGGCATGGCCGTGAAACCCCTGCGCGAGGGCTGGACGGTGTGGCGGGTGCCCGAGGCGGCCCGGCAGGCCCGCCGCTTCACCCGGCGCACCCTGCGCGTCTGGGGCGTGCCCGCCGACGCGATGGACACCGCCCTGCTCGTGGTCTCCGAACTGGTGACCAACGCCCTGGTGCACACCGACGGCCGGGTCCGTCTCGACCTCGTCCTCATCGGCCGCCGACTGCGCGTCGCCGTCACCGACGCCTCCCCCCGCAGCCCCGTCAAGCCGAGCAGCCTCGGCTGGGAGGCCACCGGCGGCCGGGGCATCCTCCTCGTCGAGGCCATGTCCGACGCCTGGGGGACGGTGCCGGTCAGCGGCGGCAAGCAGGTGTGGAGCGACCTTTCGCTGGACCACTGA
- a CDS encoding DUF6479 family protein: protein MDTFASAYLAASGKSVLATAAFIVVGVVLVGGLIWAFRLGIKVREREPAPPKPHEQPRRPGSGPAQEARRAREPNEMPSATDESERLTPHELRPTGSRDSADQRRPRWDEGSGGSFGSGGQGGP, encoded by the coding sequence ATGGACACCTTCGCCTCCGCGTATCTCGCGGCATCCGGAAAGTCCGTGCTGGCCACTGCCGCCTTCATCGTCGTCGGGGTCGTGCTCGTCGGCGGCCTGATCTGGGCCTTCCGGCTCGGCATCAAGGTCCGCGAACGCGAGCCCGCGCCGCCGAAGCCGCACGAACAGCCCCGCAGGCCCGGCTCCGGCCCGGCCCAGGAGGCCCGCCGGGCCCGCGAGCCCAACGAGATGCCGTCGGCGACCGACGAGAGCGAACGCCTCACCCCGCACGAGCTGCGGCCCACCGGCAGCCGGGACAGCGCCGACCAGCGCCGCCCCCGCTGGGACGAGGGTTCCGGCGGCTCGTTCGGCAGCGGCGGCCAGGGTGGCCCCTGA
- a CDS encoding glucose-1-phosphate thymidylyltransferase: MKALVLSGGAGTRLRPITHTSAKQLVPVANKAVLFYGLESIAAAGVTEVGVIVGDTAQEIREAVGDGSRFGLEITYIPQDRPLGLAHAVIVARDFLGEDDFVMYLGDNFIVGGITDLVDEFRRNRPDAQILLTRVPDPRAFGVAELDAAGQVVGLEEKPPHPKSDLALVGVYLFTSAIHDAVRAIGPSRRGELEITDAVQRLIDTGARVRSTIIKGYWKDTGNVVDMLEVNRTVLESLERRIDGEVDEASEAVGRVVVEAGARVVNSRLVGPVVLGAGSEVRDSYVGPFTSVGENCRITDSELEFSIVLRGSSIEGVGRIENSLIGRYVEVTPAAGVSSAHRLVLGDHSKVQIHT, translated from the coding sequence ATGAAGGCTCTTGTGCTGTCCGGCGGCGCGGGGACGCGCCTGCGGCCGATCACCCACACCTCGGCCAAACAGCTCGTACCGGTGGCCAACAAGGCCGTGCTGTTCTACGGCCTGGAGTCCATCGCCGCCGCCGGTGTCACCGAGGTCGGTGTGATCGTCGGTGACACCGCGCAGGAGATCCGGGAGGCCGTCGGCGACGGCTCCCGGTTCGGCCTGGAGATCACCTACATCCCGCAGGACAGGCCGCTCGGCCTCGCCCACGCGGTGATCGTCGCCCGCGACTTCCTCGGCGAGGACGACTTCGTGATGTACCTCGGCGACAACTTCATCGTCGGAGGCATCACCGACCTCGTCGACGAGTTCCGCAGGAACCGGCCCGACGCCCAGATCCTGCTCACCCGGGTCCCCGACCCCCGCGCCTTCGGAGTCGCCGAACTCGACGCCGCGGGCCAGGTCGTGGGCCTCGAGGAGAAGCCCCCGCATCCCAAGAGCGACCTCGCCCTGGTCGGCGTCTACCTCTTCACGTCAGCGATCCACGACGCCGTGCGCGCCATCGGCCCCTCCCGGCGCGGCGAGCTGGAGATCACCGACGCCGTCCAGCGGCTCATCGACACCGGCGCCCGGGTGCGCTCCACGATCATCAAGGGCTACTGGAAGGACACCGGCAACGTCGTCGACATGCTGGAGGTCAACCGGACCGTGCTGGAGAGCCTCGAGCGCCGCATCGACGGCGAGGTCGACGAGGCCTCCGAGGCGGTCGGACGGGTCGTCGTGGAGGCCGGCGCCAGGGTGGTGAACTCACGCCTGGTGGGGCCCGTCGTCCTCGGAGCCGGCAGCGAGGTCCGCGACTCCTACGTCGGCCCCTTCACCTCCGTCGGCGAGAACTGCCGGATCACCGACAGCGAGCTGGAGTTCTCCATCGTGCTGCGCGGCTCCTCCATCGAGGGAGTCGGTCGCATCGAGAACTCGCTGATCGGCCGGTATGTCGAGGTCACTCCGGCGGCCGGCGTGTCCAGCGCCCACCGGCTGGTCCTCGGCGACCACAGCAAGGTACAGATCCACACATGA
- the rfbB gene encoding dTDP-glucose 4,6-dehydratase yields MNLLVTGAAGFIGSTYVRGLLDRDPAVRITVLDKLTYAGSRTNLPAGHPRLDFEHGDICDAALVDKLTAAADQVVHFAAESHVDRSIDGAGTFVRTNVLGTQTLLDAALRHGVGPFVHVSTDEVYGSIETGAWTEDHPLRPNSPYAASKASSDLIALSYHRTHGLDVRVTRCSNNYGPHQFPEKVIPLFVTNLLDGEQVPLYGDGRNVRDWLHVEDHCAAVDLVRTKGRPGEVHNIGGGTQLSNRELTALLLDACGAGWDRVRHVEDRKGHDLRYCVDWTKARTELGYRPRHDFATGLAETVAWYRDHRDWWEPLKRQARST; encoded by the coding sequence ATGAACCTCCTCGTCACCGGGGCCGCCGGATTCATCGGCTCCACGTACGTGCGCGGCCTGCTGGACCGCGACCCCGCCGTGCGGATCACCGTCCTGGACAAGCTGACGTACGCGGGCAGCCGCACCAACCTGCCGGCCGGGCACCCCCGGCTGGACTTCGAGCACGGCGACATCTGCGACGCCGCTCTCGTGGACAAGCTGACCGCCGCCGCCGACCAGGTCGTCCACTTCGCCGCCGAGTCCCACGTCGACCGCTCCATCGACGGCGCGGGCACGTTCGTCCGCACCAACGTCCTCGGCACCCAGACGCTGCTCGACGCGGCCCTGCGGCACGGCGTCGGCCCGTTCGTGCACGTCTCCACCGACGAGGTGTACGGCTCCATCGAGACCGGCGCCTGGACCGAGGACCACCCGCTGCGCCCCAACTCCCCGTACGCCGCCTCGAAGGCCTCCTCCGACCTGATCGCCCTCTCCTACCACCGCACCCACGGCCTGGACGTCCGCGTCACCCGCTGCTCCAACAACTACGGCCCGCACCAGTTCCCCGAGAAGGTGATCCCGCTCTTCGTCACCAACCTCCTGGACGGCGAGCAGGTCCCCCTCTACGGCGACGGACGCAACGTCCGTGACTGGCTGCACGTAGAGGACCACTGCGCGGCGGTCGACCTGGTCCGCACGAAGGGCCGCCCCGGCGAGGTCCACAACATCGGCGGCGGCACCCAGCTGAGCAACCGCGAGCTGACCGCTCTGCTCCTCGACGCCTGCGGGGCCGGCTGGGACCGGGTCCGCCACGTCGAGGACCGCAAGGGCCACGACCTGCGCTACTGCGTCGACTGGACGAAGGCCCGCACCGAGCTCGGCTACCGGCCCCGCCACGACTTCGCCACCGGTCTCGCCGAGACGGTCGCGTGGTACCGGGACCACCGCGACTGGTGGGAGCCCCTGAAGCGACAAGCGCGCTCGACATGA
- the rfbD gene encoding dTDP-4-dehydrorhamnose reductase: MRWLVTGAGGMLGRDTVAELVRRGEDVTGLDRAGLDITRPGSVARAFAAHRPDLVVNCAAYTAVDNAETDAARALLVNGEGPGLLAAACAAHGARLVHVSTDYVFDGAARAPYREDHPPSPRTVYGRTKLAGERAVRAALPDAGVIVRTAWLYGAHGRSFVRTMLELQTRRDTVDVVDDQRGQPTWSADVAARIADLGPKAGRGATGVFHATSAGEATWYDLAREVFRSVGADPDRVRPTTGDAFPGPAPRPAYSVLAHGRWREVGLSPPRDWRAALGQALPLIRKASFDPVSLKESLRETP, from the coding sequence ATGAGATGGCTGGTCACCGGCGCGGGCGGCATGCTCGGCCGGGACACGGTGGCGGAACTGGTGCGGCGCGGCGAGGACGTGACCGGCCTCGACCGTGCCGGCCTGGACATCACCCGGCCCGGTTCCGTGGCCCGGGCGTTCGCCGCGCACCGGCCCGACCTGGTGGTCAACTGCGCCGCCTACACGGCCGTCGACAACGCCGAGACCGACGCGGCCCGCGCGCTGCTGGTCAACGGCGAGGGTCCCGGGCTGCTGGCCGCCGCCTGCGCCGCGCACGGCGCCCGTCTGGTCCACGTCTCCACGGACTACGTCTTCGACGGTGCGGCGCGGGCCCCCTACCGGGAGGACCACCCGCCGTCCCCCCGCACCGTCTACGGCCGCACCAAGCTGGCGGGCGAACGGGCCGTCCGGGCCGCGCTCCCGGACGCCGGCGTGATCGTGCGCACCGCCTGGCTCTACGGCGCCCACGGCCGCAGCTTCGTCCGCACGATGCTGGAGCTCCAGACCCGCCGCGACACCGTCGACGTCGTCGACGACCAGCGCGGCCAGCCCACCTGGAGCGCGGACGTCGCCGCCCGCATCGCCGATCTGGGACCGAAGGCCGGCCGTGGCGCGACGGGTGTCTTCCACGCCACCTCGGCCGGCGAGGCCACCTGGTACGACCTGGCCCGCGAGGTGTTCCGCTCCGTCGGCGCCGATCCGGACCGGGTGCGTCCCACCACCGGCGACGCCTTCCCCGGGCCCGCGCCCCGTCCCGCGTACAGCGTGCTCGCGCACGGCCGGTGGCGGGAGGTGGGCCTGTCGCCGCCACGGGACTGGCGCGCCGCCCTGGGACAGGCGCTTCCCCTGATCCGCAAGGCGTCCTTCGACCCGGTGTCCCTCAAGGAGTCCCTTCGTGAAACGCCATGA
- a CDS encoding class I SAM-dependent methyltransferase has translation MKRHEFLRELHKATANRNYLEIGVNDGRSLRLSRVPSIAVDPAFKVTTEIRCDVHLVKATSDDFFARRDPLAHLRGGRNPLRNLARGRHPLGHWRRTTLDLSFIDGMHLFEYALRDFINVERHSDWSSVIVLDDMLPRGVDEAARDRHTTAWTGDVYKIVEILARYRPDLVAVPVDTQPTGQLVVFGADPRNPVLRDKYQEIVAEYDVPDPQKVPEAILERVRAVRPATLLRAGFWKPLVRARNRGLDRSRGWEPLRSAVERAAVSR, from the coding sequence GTGAAACGCCATGAGTTCCTGCGGGAACTGCACAAGGCCACCGCCAACCGCAACTACCTGGAGATCGGCGTCAACGACGGCCGCAGTCTGCGGCTGTCCCGGGTGCCCAGCATCGCGGTCGACCCGGCGTTCAAGGTCACCACGGAGATCCGCTGCGACGTCCACCTGGTGAAGGCCACCAGCGACGACTTCTTCGCGCGCCGCGACCCCCTCGCCCATCTCAGGGGCGGCCGCAACCCGCTGCGCAACCTCGCCCGGGGCCGCCACCCGCTCGGCCACTGGCGCCGTACCACCCTCGACCTGTCCTTCATCGACGGCATGCACCTCTTCGAGTACGCGCTGCGCGACTTCATCAACGTCGAGAGGCACTCCGACTGGTCCAGCGTGATCGTCCTCGACGACATGCTGCCCCGGGGCGTCGACGAGGCCGCCCGCGACCGGCACACCACCGCCTGGACAGGCGACGTCTACAAGATCGTCGAGATCCTGGCCCGCTACCGGCCCGACCTGGTGGCGGTCCCCGTCGACACACAGCCGACCGGACAGCTCGTCGTCTTCGGCGCGGACCCCCGCAACCCCGTGCTGCGCGACAAGTACCAGGAGATCGTCGCCGAGTACGACGTCCCCGACCCGCAGAAGGTCCCCGAGGCGATTCTGGAACGGGTGCGGGCGGTGCGGCCCGCGACCCTGCTGCGGGCGGGTTTCTGGAAGCCGCTGGTGCGGGCCCGCAACCGGGGCCTCGACCGCTCCCGGGGCTGGGAGCCGCTGCGCTCGGCGGTGGAACGGGCGGCGGTCAGCCGCTGA
- the rfbC gene encoding dTDP-4-dehydrorhamnose 3,5-epimerase, whose protein sequence is MRPLDIEGAWVLEPKVFPDGRGSFHEWYRTPEFREATGYDLELAQANCSVSRRGVLRGIHFSDVPPGQAKYVTCVHGAVLDVVVDLRVGSPLFGRWEAVRLDDDTRHAVFLAEGLGHAFLALTDEATVVYLCSTGYAPGHEHGVHPLDPALGIDWPRGVEPVLSPKDARAPSLARARASGLLPSYASCRERYRELRISG, encoded by the coding sequence ATGCGGCCACTGGACATCGAGGGGGCCTGGGTGCTGGAACCCAAGGTGTTCCCCGACGGGCGGGGCAGCTTCCACGAGTGGTACCGGACGCCGGAGTTCCGCGAGGCCACCGGTTACGACCTGGAGCTCGCCCAGGCCAACTGCTCCGTCTCGCGCCGGGGCGTGCTGCGCGGGATCCATTTCTCGGACGTGCCGCCCGGGCAGGCCAAGTACGTCACCTGTGTCCACGGGGCGGTGCTCGACGTGGTCGTCGACCTGCGCGTGGGCTCACCCCTGTTCGGCCGGTGGGAGGCGGTCCGGCTGGACGACGACACCCGGCACGCGGTGTTCCTCGCCGAGGGCCTCGGCCACGCCTTCCTGGCCCTGACCGACGAGGCCACCGTGGTCTACCTCTGCTCGACCGGGTACGCGCCCGGGCATGAGCACGGGGTGCATCCGCTCGACCCGGCGCTGGGCATCGACTGGCCGCGGGGCGTGGAGCCGGTGCTGTCGCCCAAGGACGCGCGGGCGCCGTCGCTGGCCCGGGCGCGGGCGTCGGGCCTGCTGCCGTCGTACGCGTCCTGCCGGGAGCGGTACCGGGAGCTGAGGATCAGCGGCTGA
- a CDS encoding glycosyltransferase family 2 protein gives MPVKVSVIVPVYNPGPYIEECLASLLRQSLPPDEYEVIFVDDGSTDATPARLDAVAAEDPRVRVVHQENSGWAGKPRNVGIDVSRGEYVMFVDNDDHLGDEALERMYAYGVANDADVVVGKMAGKGRGVPVELFRTNRPHATVENAPLIDSLTPHKMVRRAFLDRTGLRFPEGRRRLEDHVFVTEAYLRADNVSVLSDYVCYYHVRRDDAANAGFQRFDPVGYFKNLREALDVVERYTEPGPLRDKLFRRWLRVEMVERLRGTRFLGLPEDYRRDLFEEIHGVVVERFGPGVAAPLQPTQRVVAALAADGRYEDLVAFAEWEAGVALAVDPEDVTWQGGVLRIVFAAELTHDGGPMTFPSAGGSPQWPPRDVAEAVRWLGTDTVGRFDRAVPDLLLRERASSAQYFQPVGVVRETVPAGDGSQVRLVLRATATIDPATALSGGPAGEGLWDVYVRVGLGGWTKELRLGPAPRHGRPAPPAGVVAGRVVLPYWTDRYASLALDVGHAGERLGLGRVAAGDVAVAEDRLHVVLPLHVPEPADVLLRLTGTRSGSSREVFGTLSPGGRLAAVLPVGDLLGGTWLATVCLTPDADGARFRPLPFALHVASDGVLVVPAPQPAGPRRLARRVRRALYRALQSITPRRR, from the coding sequence ATGCCGGTCAAGGTCAGCGTCATCGTCCCCGTCTACAACCCCGGTCCCTACATCGAGGAGTGTCTCGCCTCGCTGCTCAGGCAGTCGCTGCCGCCGGACGAGTACGAGGTGATCTTCGTCGACGACGGCTCCACCGACGCCACACCGGCCCGGCTGGACGCGGTCGCCGCCGAGGACCCCCGGGTCCGGGTCGTCCACCAGGAGAACTCGGGCTGGGCGGGCAAACCCCGCAACGTCGGCATCGACGTCTCCAGGGGCGAGTACGTGATGTTCGTCGACAACGACGACCACCTCGGCGACGAGGCCCTGGAGCGGATGTACGCCTACGGGGTCGCGAACGACGCCGATGTCGTGGTGGGCAAGATGGCCGGCAAGGGCCGCGGGGTGCCGGTGGAGCTGTTCCGCACCAACCGTCCGCACGCCACCGTCGAGAACGCGCCGCTGATCGACAGTCTCACCCCGCACAAGATGGTCCGCCGGGCGTTCCTGGACCGCACCGGCCTGCGTTTTCCCGAAGGCCGACGGCGCCTGGAGGACCATGTCTTCGTCACCGAGGCCTATCTGCGCGCGGACAACGTCTCGGTGCTCAGCGACTACGTCTGCTACTACCACGTCCGACGCGACGACGCCGCGAACGCGGGCTTCCAGCGGTTCGACCCGGTGGGGTACTTCAAGAACCTGCGGGAGGCTCTCGACGTCGTCGAGCGGTACACCGAGCCGGGTCCGCTGCGCGACAAGCTGTTCCGGCGGTGGCTGCGCGTCGAGATGGTCGAGCGGCTGCGCGGCACACGCTTCCTCGGCCTGCCCGAGGACTACCGCAGGGACCTGTTCGAGGAGATCCACGGGGTCGTCGTCGAGCGGTTCGGGCCGGGTGTGGCGGCGCCGCTGCAGCCCACCCAGCGGGTCGTCGCCGCGCTGGCCGCCGACGGACGCTACGAGGACCTCGTCGCGTTCGCGGAGTGGGAGGCGGGCGTCGCGCTCGCCGTCGACCCGGAGGACGTCACCTGGCAGGGCGGTGTGCTGCGGATCGTCTTCGCCGCCGAGCTGACGCACGACGGCGGGCCGATGACCTTCCCGTCCGCCGGGGGTTCCCCGCAGTGGCCGCCGCGGGACGTCGCCGAGGCGGTCCGGTGGCTGGGCACGGACACCGTGGGCCGGTTCGACCGGGCCGTGCCCGATCTGCTGCTGCGGGAGCGGGCCAGCTCGGCGCAGTACTTCCAGCCGGTGGGCGTGGTCCGGGAGACGGTCCCGGCCGGCGACGGCAGCCAGGTGCGGCTCGTCCTGCGGGCGACCGCCACCATCGATCCCGCCACGGCGCTGAGCGGCGGGCCGGCGGGCGAGGGGCTGTGGGACGTGTACGTGCGCGTCGGCCTGGGCGGCTGGACGAAGGAGCTGCGGCTCGGTCCGGCGCCCCGGCACGGCCGTCCGGCCCCGCCCGCGGGGGTGGTCGCCGGGCGCGTGGTGCTGCCGTACTGGACCGACCGGTACGCGAGCCTCGCGCTGGACGTCGGTCACGCGGGCGAGCGGCTGGGCCTGGGCCGGGTGGCGGCCGGGGACGTCGCCGTCGCGGAGGACCGGCTCCACGTGGTCCTGCCGCTGCACGTGCCCGAGCCCGCCGATGTGCTGCTGCGGCTGACCGGGACCAGGTCCGGCAGTTCGCGCGAGGTCTTCGGGACCCTCTCGCCGGGCGGCCGGCTGGCGGCCGTCCTGCCGGTCGGCGATCTGCTGGGCGGCACCTGGCTCGCGACGGTGTGCCTCACCCCGGACGCGGACGGGGCGCGCTTCCGCCCGCTGCCCTTCGCCCTGCACGTGGCGTCCGACGGCGTCCTCGTGGTGCCGGCGCCCCAGCCCGCCGGACCGCGGCGCCTGGCCCGCCGGGTGCGAAGGGCGCTGTACCGGGCACTCCAGAGCATCACGCCCCGCAGGAGGTAG
- a CDS encoding metallophosphoesterase family protein yields the protein MRLLMMSDTHLPRRAKALPAPLLDELPLADVVIHAGDWVDTDTLDLLESRSRRVVGVYGNNDGPDLRARLPETAFAELGGLRFGVVHETGPAQGREARCAARFPDLDVLVFGHSHIPWDTTAPGGPRLLNPGSPTDRRRQPYCTYLTATAADGRLTDLVLHRLPPRR from the coding sequence GTGCGCCTGCTGATGATGTCCGACACCCACCTCCCCCGGCGCGCCAAGGCGCTGCCCGCCCCGCTGCTCGACGAGCTTCCGCTCGCGGACGTGGTGATCCATGCCGGCGACTGGGTCGACACGGACACCCTGGACCTGCTGGAGAGCCGCAGCCGTCGGGTCGTCGGCGTGTACGGCAACAACGACGGCCCGGACCTGCGGGCCCGGCTGCCCGAGACCGCCTTCGCCGAACTGGGCGGACTGCGGTTCGGGGTGGTCCACGAGACGGGCCCCGCCCAGGGCCGCGAGGCCCGCTGTGCCGCCCGCTTCCCCGACCTCGACGTCCTGGTGTTCGGCCACAGCCACATCCCCTGGGACACCACCGCCCCCGGTGGACCGCGCCTGCTCAACCCCGGTTCCCCGACCGACCGCCGCCGTCAGCCGTACTGCACCTACCTGACCGCCACCGCGGCCGACGGCAGGCTCACCGACCTCGTCCTGCACCGGCTGCCCCCGCGCCGATGA
- a CDS encoding XdhC family protein: MREILPVLSGWYAAGAPFGLATVVAVSRSAPRDPGAAMAVGPDDEVVGSVSGGCVEGAVFELAREVVADGAARLETFGYSDEDAFAVGLTCGGEITLLVRPVTPGLDPSFGSVAESVAAGEPVTAATVTDGPAPRGATLAVWPDRTSGTLGTEGLDAAVTADARGELALGVTGVRHYGPRGQRREDTVAVFLHSFAPPPRMLVFGAIDYAAAVARVGDFLGYRVTVCDARPVFATPKRFPPGVEVVAEWPHRYLHGTETDERTAICVLTHDPKFDVPLLEVALRRPAAYIGAMGSRRTHDERRARLVGAGLTDAELARLRSPVGLDLGARTPEEVAVSVAAEIVALRWGGSGAPLTATAGAIHRAR, from the coding sequence GTGCGCGAGATTCTCCCGGTGCTGAGCGGGTGGTACGCGGCCGGTGCGCCGTTCGGACTCGCCACCGTGGTCGCCGTCAGCCGCAGCGCTCCGCGCGATCCCGGCGCGGCGATGGCGGTGGGGCCGGACGACGAGGTCGTGGGCAGCGTGTCCGGGGGCTGCGTGGAGGGCGCGGTCTTCGAACTGGCGCGGGAGGTCGTGGCCGACGGGGCGGCCCGGCTGGAGACCTTCGGCTACAGCGACGAGGACGCCTTCGCCGTGGGCCTGACCTGCGGCGGCGAGATCACGCTGCTCGTCCGCCCCGTCACGCCCGGCCTCGACCCGTCCTTCGGCTCCGTCGCGGAGTCGGTCGCCGCGGGCGAGCCGGTGACGGCGGCCACGGTGACCGACGGCCCCGCGCCGCGCGGAGCCACCCTCGCCGTCTGGCCGGACCGGACCTCCGGCACGCTGGGCACGGAGGGTCTGGACGCGGCCGTCACCGCCGACGCGCGCGGCGAACTCGCGCTGGGCGTCACCGGCGTCCGGCACTACGGGCCGCGCGGTCAGCGGCGGGAGGACACCGTCGCGGTGTTCCTGCACTCCTTCGCGCCGCCGCCGCGCATGCTGGTGTTCGGCGCGATCGACTACGCGGCCGCCGTGGCCCGGGTCGGCGACTTCCTGGGCTACCGGGTCACGGTGTGCGACGCCCGCCCGGTCTTCGCCACCCCGAAGCGCTTCCCACCGGGCGTCGAGGTGGTCGCGGAATGGCCGCACCGGTATCTGCACGGCACAGAGACCGACGAGCGCACGGCGATCTGCGTGCTGACCCACGACCCGAAGTTCGACGTGCCGCTGCTCGAGGTGGCTCTGCGCCGGCCGGCCGCGTACATCGGGGCGATGGGCAGCCGCCGCACCCACGACGAACGCCGGGCCCGACTCGTCGGGGCCGGGCTCACCGACGCCGAACTGGCCCGGCTGCGCTCACCGGTCGGGCTGGACCTGGGGGCCCGTACACCCGAGGAGGTCGCCGTGTCGGTGGCCGCCGAGATCGTCGCCCTGCGCTGGGGCGGCAGCGGGGCCCCGCTGACCGCGACGGCCGGGGCGATCCACCGCGCGCGGTGA